The Ooceraea biroi isolate clonal line C1 chromosome 1, Obir_v5.4, whole genome shotgun sequence genome has a window encoding:
- the LOC105284757 gene encoding kinesin-like protein KIF12 encodes MVLVKNTSPTRGSSPQRENGKNEMSRRQKKTNSQRRSRGNSPANQTGSRGSSPAKNDSSDSKGKGKSALLHSRGNEIGSIERLIDGDKRVIATKHLLPENNINVVVRVRPLSNKEIKAGDEMVVQFPGDGQIYCDAVSSSGDKKPKVFSYNVVFEPNATQEDILQYSGIKNLIEMAVEGFSCTAFCYGQTGSGKTHTLTGPPRLFERMDPYSEDHGLVFRSFVYLFKVLQEHDNCNFVLKASFLEIYNEKVIDLLNPGTSRKPLAVRWSKKTRGFFVENLFTVECEELDDLLAVLEEGMRHRSIGSHNMNDYSSRSHSILTVNITSEQAMENGVFISKQGKINFVDLAGSEMTKKTQSEGKTLEEANNINKSLMVLGYCIASLSDGKRKSGHIPYRDSKLTKLLADSLAGNGVTLMIACVSPARSNASETLNTLRYAARAKKIFTKPLIVMDPREALILTLKREVKALEVENEHLRTALHLSTEAMRSESKTDRRLLVTPPEVDFDKLAEMETSELSKLIREYIQENEELRRENAELFITRDQVIRDQELVCRENERLLRKLEDVNSVCCRSPIIPAKPSYAAELFNDNNEDVPGATNVWTNPNAAPSPIYSFSKHTLGSGLYVGRSAGSMPEKVLKELDRRRIVGSYNNIAEAYKDKSNHRRHNSWDNGNRPLISPEQRISPVDINHQGRRMTSRRTSTVPEEGKPPPSRSNNPAAADDSTNTTVMPAEQSNGSPDSILSGTLDEGANSTPNSTADSATPTVPFPPISHSPPSSFVTAEPEPKSRNRKQSQSRASNGRRNAEERDKDEQRVFGSPVSVDSDDTRF; translated from the exons ATGGTGCTGGTGAAAAATACGTCCCCCACGCGCGGCTCGAGCCCCCAACgagaaaatgggaaaaatgaGATGTCCAGAAGacaaaaaaagacaaattcTCAACGACGTTCGCGCGGGAACAGTCCCGCCAATCAAACTGGTTCTCGAGGAAGTAGTCCAGCAAAGAACGACAGCTCCGACTCCAAGGGAAAGGGGAAAAGTGCACTATTGCATTCGCGGGGCAACGA GATTGGTAGCATCGAAAGATTGATAGACGGCGATAAACGGGTAATCGCGACGAAGCATCTACTTCCAGAAAACAACATAAATGTCGTCGTCAG AGTTCGTCCGCTCAGTAATAAGGAGATTAAAGCCGGTGACGAAATGGTCGTGCAATTTCCCGGTGACGGACAAATCTAC TGCGATGCAGTTTCGAGCAGCGGCGACAAGAAGCCGAAGGTATTTTCCTACAACGTTGTTTTCGAGCCGAACGCTACGCAGGAGGATATCTTGCAGTACTCTGGCATTAAAAACCTCATCGAGATGGCCGTGGAAGGCTTCAGCTGCACCGCGTTTTGCTATGGACAAACCGGAAGTGGCAAGACGCATACCCTGACTGGACCTCCGAGACTC ttCGAAAGGATGGATCCGTACTCGGAGGACCATGGTCTGGTCTTCCGTTCCTTCGTCTACCTGTTTAAAGTCCTTCAAGAACATGACAACTGCAATTTTGTGTTAAAGGCTTCTTTCCTGGAAATCTACAATGAGAAG GTGATAGATTTGTTAAATCCTGGTACTTCGAGAAAACCTCTGGCAGTTCGATGGAGCAAAAAAACGCGTGGATTTTTCGTTGAAAATCTTTTCACGGTGGAATGTGAAGAACTGGACGATCTCTTAGCAGTTCTTGAAGAAG GAATGAGACATAGATCTATCGGTTCGCACAATATGAACGACTATTCTAGCAGAAGCCACTCGATTCTGACTGTAAATATAACTTCTGAACAAGCG ATGGAGAACGGTGTGTTTATCTCGAAACAaggcaaaattaatttcgtggATCTTGCTGGAAGCGAGATGACAAAGAAAACCCAGAGCGAAGGCAAAACCTTAGAGGAAGCGAACAACATTAACAAAAGCCTCATGGTATTAG GATACTGCATTGCTTCCTTGAGTGACGGAAAACGAAAGTCAGGCCATATTCCTTATCGAGATAGCAAATTAACGAAGCTCCTGGCGGACAGTCTCGCCGGAAATGGCGTCACCTTGATG ATCGCCTGTGTTTCGCCAGCTCGCTCGAATGCCAGCGAAACCTTAAACACCTTGAGATACGCCGCGAGAGCCAAGAAGATTTTCACGAAACCTCTTATAGTGATG GATCCACGCGAAGCTCTAATTCTCACCTTGAAACGAGAGgtgaaagctctcgaggtcgAGAACGAGCATCTAAGGACAGCTCTTCATCTCAGCACCGAGGCGATGCGCAGCGAATCCAAAA CTGACCGACGACTACTCGTGACACCGCCAGAGGTGGACTTTGACAAGTTAGCCGAGATGGAGACGTCGGAACTGAGCAAATTGATCCGAGAATACATACAGGAGAACGAAGAGCTACGTCGCGAAAATGCGGAGCTCTTTATCACGCGAGACCAGGTGATACGCGACCAGGAACTCGTTTGTCGGGAAAACGAGAGATTGCTTAGGAAGCTCGAGGACGTGAACTC CGTATGCTGCCGATCACCCATAATACCGGCGAAGCCTTCGTACGCGGCGGAATTATTCAATGATAACAATGAGGACGTACCTGGTGCAACCAACGTCTGGACCAATCCGAACGCCGCTCCCAGTCCGATATACTCCTTTTCGAAG cATACGCTAGGCAGCGGATTGTATGTCGGCAGATCGGCCGGCAGCATGCCGGAAAAAGTATTGAAGGAACTTGACAGACGCAGGATCGTCGGTAGTTACAATAATATCGCCGAAGcttataaagataaaagcaATCATCGCCGCCACAATTCGTGGGACAATGGCAACCGGCCTCTGATCAGCCCGGAACAAAGAATTTCTCCGGTGGATATAAATCA TCAAGGTCGAAGGATGACCTCGCGGCGCACCTCGACGGTTCCTGAGGAGGGCAAGCCTCCGCCGTCGAGGTCAAACAACCCGGCCGCTGCGGATGACAGTACCAATACTACCGTGATGCCCGCCGAGCAATCTAACGGCTCGCCCGATTCGATTCTGAGCGGTACCCTCGACGAAGGCGccaattccacccctaacagTACCGCGGACTCGGCTACCCCCACCGTCCCCTTCCCGCCGATATCGCATTCACCCCCGTCGTCCTTCGTGACGGCGGAACCGGAACCGAAATCGCGGAACCGGAAGCAGTCGCAGTCGCGAGCCAGCAACGGCAGGAGGAACGCCGAAGAAAGGGACAAGGACGAGCAAAGGGTGTTCGGCAGCCCGGTCTCCGTGGACAGTGATGACACGCGGTTTTAG